In Arcobacter sp. CECT 8986, a single genomic region encodes these proteins:
- a CDS encoding CTP synthase — protein MTKFIFVTGGVLSSLGKGITSASIATILKQSGLRVSMLKIDPYLNVDPGTMSPLEHGEVFVTADGAETDLDIGHYERFIDATLSAKNNFTTGQVYQTVIKREREGGYLGKTIQVIPHVVDEIKNRVLNAGEGYDFLIVELGGTVGDIEGLPFMEAIRELRHELPKQNTMNIHVTLIPYIAAAGELKTKPSQHSVQELRRIGITPHMLVCRTEQPLPKDLKRKLAMSCDIEYDGVIECGDAASIYQVPLNFIKEGILNPISNHFNIKIKPNMDKWSTLVKHIILPQNEVNIAFVGKYLDLKESYKSLTEALTHAGAHLNTKININWCDSERIEDVGAYEVIGNSDAILVAGGFGHRGVLGKLEAIKYARENKIPYLGICLGMQLSIVEYCRNVLGLEDANSVEFNPDAKDPVIYLIDEFIDQNGEKQLRTHESPMGGTMRLGEYPFTPKDGTNLKKAYGNEEIYYERHRHRYEANPKYKEVLEEAGMIISGESNGLIEAVEIKDHPWFVGVQFHPEFTSHLETPNPIILKFVEQATKNI, from the coding sequence ATGACAAAATTCATTTTTGTAACGGGTGGAGTTCTAAGTTCTTTAGGAAAAGGGATTACTTCAGCTTCAATTGCAACAATATTAAAACAGTCTGGACTTAGAGTAAGTATGCTTAAAATTGACCCTTACTTAAATGTTGATCCAGGAACAATGAGTCCATTAGAGCATGGAGAAGTTTTTGTAACAGCAGACGGTGCAGAAACAGACCTTGACATAGGACATTATGAAAGATTTATAGACGCGACTTTAAGTGCAAAGAATAACTTTACTACAGGGCAAGTTTATCAAACAGTAATTAAAAGAGAAAGAGAAGGTGGTTACTTAGGTAAAACTATTCAAGTAATTCCTCACGTAGTAGATGAAATTAAAAACAGAGTTTTAAATGCTGGTGAAGGTTATGATTTTCTTATTGTAGAACTAGGTGGAACTGTTGGAGATATCGAAGGGTTACCATTTATGGAAGCAATCAGAGAATTAAGACATGAATTACCAAAACAAAATACAATGAATATTCATGTTACATTAATTCCTTATATTGCAGCGGCAGGGGAATTAAAAACTAAACCATCACAACACTCTGTTCAAGAATTAAGAAGAATTGGTATCACTCCACATATGTTAGTATGTAGAACTGAACAACCTCTTCCAAAAGATTTAAAAAGAAAACTTGCGATGTCATGTGATATTGAATATGATGGAGTTATTGAGTGTGGCGATGCTGCATCAATTTATCAAGTTCCATTAAACTTCATAAAAGAAGGTATTTTAAATCCTATTTCAAATCATTTTAATATCAAAATAAAACCAAATATGGATAAATGGAGTACTTTAGTAAAACATATTATCTTACCTCAAAATGAAGTAAATATTGCATTTGTTGGTAAATATCTTGACTTAAAAGAATCATACAAATCTTTAACAGAAGCATTAACTCATGCTGGAGCACATTTAAATACTAAAATCAATATCAACTGGTGTGATAGTGAAAGAATTGAAGATGTTGGAGCATATGAAGTAATTGGAAATTCTGATGCAATCTTAGTTGCTGGTGGATTTGGACACAGAGGTGTTCTTGGAAAACTAGAAGCAATTAAATATGCAAGAGAGAATAAAATTCCTTATTTAGGTATCTGTTTAGGAATGCAACTTTCTATTGTTGAGTATTGTAGAAATGTATTAGGTTTAGAAGATGCAAACTCAGTTGAGTTTAATCCAGATGCAAAAGATCCAGTAATTTACTTAATTGATGAATTTATTGACCAAAATGGTGAAAAACAATTAAGAACTCACGAATCACCAATGGGTGGAACTATGAGACTTGGAGAGTATCCATTTACACCAAAAGATGGAACAAATCTTAAAAAAGCATATGGAAATGAAGAGATTTACTATGAAAGACATAGACATAGATATGAAGCAAATCCAAAATATAAAGAAGTATTAGAAGAAGCTGGAATGATTATTTCTGGTGAATCAAATGGATTAATTGAAGCAGTTGAAATCAAAGACCATCCTTGGTTTGTTGGTGTTCAATTCCATCCAGAGTTTACTTCTCACTTAGAAACGCCAAATCCTATTATTTTAAAATTTGTAGAGCAGGCAACGAAAAATATATAA
- the ccoG gene encoding cytochrome c oxidase accessory protein CcoG: MSTEKGEYLKKSPYRIKRYYAYIIATIVGLSLPFIRINDNHIFLLSFDKKQLHLMGVAFDMQELYLMPFLLMLLFLGIFAVTSIGGRAWCGWTCPQTIFRVIYRDLIETKLLKLRRIKNKQKEPDWKKPENASKRVIAIILWALIALVIASDFMWYFVPPEDFFAYLQNPTDHMFLIGTVLAIAGFIIYDVIFLKEDFCAYVCPYSRVQSVLYDNNTLQAIYSTNRGGNIYNDNKEKIIFKQKDLPNVENECTTCESCVTVCPTHIDIRKGLQLECINCLECVDACTKVMGKLGKPSLVQWSSTNEIKYNKETKLIRKSTIMYAVALLVVLGLLFVMGGEKEYMLLNVNKTTELYKVEDNNKVSNNYLLLFQNTDSKKHKYNLEVVDNKDIKIERFRPFSLAPHKMRKKVVILSTTKQLVKNDTKDTPITLTLRAFAEDDPKVSVIRKAVFIYPRADKLK, from the coding sequence ATGAGTACTGAAAAGGGTGAGTATCTTAAAAAATCTCCTTATAGAATAAAAAGATACTACGCATATATTATTGCTACTATTGTAGGATTATCTTTACCTTTCATTAGAATCAATGATAATCATATATTTTTATTATCATTTGACAAAAAACAACTACATTTAATGGGTGTTGCCTTTGATATGCAAGAGCTTTATCTTATGCCATTTTTATTAATGTTATTATTTTTAGGTATTTTTGCCGTTACTTCTATTGGTGGTAGAGCTTGGTGTGGATGGACATGTCCTCAAACAATTTTTAGGGTTATTTATAGAGATTTAATAGAAACAAAACTTCTAAAATTAAGAAGAATTAAAAATAAACAAAAAGAACCTGATTGGAAAAAACCAGAAAATGCATCAAAAAGAGTTATTGCAATAATTCTTTGGGCATTAATTGCTCTTGTAATTGCATCAGATTTTATGTGGTATTTTGTTCCACCTGAAGATTTCTTTGCATATTTACAAAATCCAACTGACCATATGTTTTTAATTGGTACTGTTTTAGCAATTGCTGGGTTTATAATTTATGATGTAATTTTCTTAAAAGAAGATTTCTGTGCATATGTTTGTCCTTATTCAAGGGTTCAATCTGTTCTTTATGACAATAATACACTTCAAGCAATTTACTCTACAAATAGAGGTGGTAACATCTATAATGATAATAAAGAAAAAATTATCTTTAAACAAAAAGATTTACCAAATGTTGAAAATGAATGTACTACATGTGAATCATGTGTTACTGTGTGTCCTACACACATTGATATTAGAAAAGGTTTACAACTTGAATGTATTAACTGTTTAGAGTGTGTTGATGCATGTACAAAAGTAATGGGTAAATTAGGTAAACCATCACTTGTTCAATGGTCAAGTACTAATGAAATCAAATATAACAAAGAGACAAAACTTATAAGAAAATCTACAATTATGTACGCAGTTGCATTATTAGTAGTATTAGGTTTACTATTTGTTATGGGTGGAGAAAAAGAGTACATGTTGTTAAATGTAAATAAAACAACTGAACTTTATAAAGTAGAAGATAACAATAAAGTATCAAATAACTATCTATTACTTTTCCAAAATACTGATTCTAAAAAACATAAATATAATTTAGAGGTTGTAGATAACAAAGATATAAAAATAGAAAGATTTAGACCGTTTTCATTAGCACCTCATAAAATGAGAAAAAAAGTTGTTATTTTAAGTACAACAAAACAATTAGTAAAAAATGATACAAAAGATACGCCAATCACATTAACACTTAGAGCATTTGCAGAAGATGACCCAAAAGTAAGTGTTATTAGAAAAGCTGTGTTTATCTACCCAAGAGCAGATAAACTTAAATAA
- a CDS encoding methyl-accepting chemotaxis protein: MFSNLTFAKKLLISVLSVVLISSIISIFLISSNAYSSAEKSSKEYIDVLANKYAFESKEDLEKALTSVSSLASVIKEMYEKNSYSKELIIDVAKDMLSNADFALAMAVDLDSNILFKDDKSLASKNGHDKDGRFAPYLYKSDSKIVLDGLTTIQEGREWVDVPRQTKKVYVTEPYNYEVNGENVLMVTVSAPIITSDNKFLGATTIDISLNSLVNEIAKIKVFENGYGFLLSDKGTIVGHPNKSLLTKKISNDKNTTQADEIIEAINQNKTYTYEQKSPSTGIYSFYHIEPIELGKSGVKWALGLSMPKEEYLKDANDLQLFSIIIGIVSFIVIAIVILLGTKSLSKNLTIITNGLDSFFQYLNNQNKEHTTIKINSNDEFGQVSKMINENTIKIQKLIEQDNNLIQNVKDIATEVKNGNLKHRITQSTSNQNLEDLKVIFNEMLHAIATSTSDDLNKLEEALSKYQKLDFTYRVKDAKGDTVEGFNDLANIINDMLVENKTNGLTLQESANLLLSNVHTLSQSSNEAAASIEETAAAIEEITSNIAHNNENVLKMAQKANVLQQSANEGETLATQTTSAMDEINTQVTSINEAITVIDQIAFQTNILSLNAAVEAATAGEAGKGFAVVAQEVRNLASRSAEAAKEIKQIVETATIKANDGKTISDKMIEGYKHLNENINSTLELINGISNASKEQRTGISQINDAVNTLDRQTQQNASVANDTKTIANQTHAIADQIVQEANKKEFIGKNNVKAKTIKHTIDSKPQNIEKEEKKQIEQNKEHDEWESF; the protein is encoded by the coding sequence ATGTTTTCAAATTTAACATTTGCAAAAAAACTATTAATTAGCGTACTTTCTGTTGTACTTATATCTTCAATTATTAGCATTTTTTTAATCTCATCAAATGCATATAGTTCTGCAGAAAAATCTTCAAAAGAGTATATTGATGTACTTGCAAATAAATATGCTTTTGAATCAAAAGAAGATTTAGAAAAAGCCTTAACATCTGTAAGTTCACTTGCTAGTGTTATAAAAGAGATGTATGAAAAAAATAGCTACTCTAAAGAGTTGATAATAGATGTAGCAAAAGATATGCTATCAAATGCTGATTTTGCACTTGCAATGGCCGTTGATTTAGACTCAAATATATTATTTAAAGATGATAAAAGTTTAGCTAGTAAAAACGGTCACGATAAAGATGGTAGATTTGCTCCTTATTTATATAAATCAGATTCTAAAATAGTTCTTGATGGACTAACTACAATACAAGAAGGTAGAGAATGGGTTGATGTTCCAAGACAGACAAAAAAAGTTTATGTAACAGAACCTTATAACTATGAAGTAAATGGTGAAAATGTACTAATGGTTACAGTTTCCGCACCTATTATTACATCAGATAATAAATTTTTAGGTGCAACAACAATTGATATTTCATTAAATAGTTTGGTAAATGAGATTGCAAAAATTAAAGTTTTTGAAAATGGTTATGGATTTTTATTATCGGATAAAGGAACAATAGTTGGTCATCCAAATAAAAGTTTATTAACAAAAAAAATATCAAATGATAAAAATACAACTCAAGCAGATGAGATAATAGAAGCAATAAATCAAAACAAAACATATACATATGAACAAAAATCTCCATCAACTGGTATATACTCTTTTTATCACATTGAGCCAATAGAGTTGGGTAAAAGTGGTGTAAAATGGGCACTTGGACTTAGTATGCCAAAAGAAGAATACCTAAAAGATGCAAATGATTTACAACTATTTTCTATAATTATTGGTATTGTTAGCTTTATTGTTATTGCAATTGTTATTTTATTAGGAACAAAATCTTTAAGTAAAAATCTTACAATAATCACAAATGGTCTTGATTCATTTTTCCAATATCTAAATAATCAAAATAAAGAGCACACAACAATAAAAATTAACTCGAATGATGAATTTGGACAAGTATCTAAAATGATAAATGAAAATACAATAAAAATCCAAAAACTAATAGAGCAAGATAATAATCTAATTCAAAATGTAAAAGATATTGCAACTGAAGTTAAAAATGGTAATTTAAAACATAGAATTACTCAATCAACTTCAAATCAAAACTTAGAAGACTTAAAAGTAATATTTAATGAGATGTTGCACGCTATTGCGACAAGTACTTCTGATGATTTAAATAAATTAGAAGAGGCTTTAAGTAAATATCAAAAATTAGATTTTACATATAGAGTAAAAGATGCTAAAGGAGATACTGTTGAAGGATTTAATGACTTAGCAAATATTATAAATGATATGCTTGTTGAAAATAAAACAAATGGATTAACACTACAAGAGAGTGCTAACTTATTATTATCAAATGTACATACACTAAGTCAATCTTCAAATGAAGCAGCTGCAAGTATTGAAGAAACAGCTGCTGCTATTGAAGAGATAACATCAAATATAGCTCACAATAATGAAAATGTATTAAAAATGGCACAAAAAGCAAATGTCTTACAACAATCAGCAAATGAAGGTGAAACACTAGCAACACAAACTACATCAGCAATGGATGAAATCAATACACAAGTAACTTCAATAAATGAAGCAATAACAGTAATAGACCAAATTGCATTTCAAACAAATATTCTTTCATTAAATGCAGCAGTAGAAGCAGCAACAGCAGGTGAAGCTGGAAAAGGATTTGCAGTTGTAGCACAAGAAGTAAGAAATCTTGCAAGTAGAAGTGCAGAAGCTGCTAAAGAGATAAAACAAATAGTTGAGACTGCAACAATAAAAGCGAATGATGGAAAAACAATTTCTGATAAAATGATTGAAGGGTACAAACACTTAAATGAAAATATAAATAGTACGTTAGAGTTAATTAATGGAATTTCAAATGCAAGTAAAGAACAACGAACAGGAATTAGTCAAATAAATGATGCTGTAAATACTTTAGATAGACAGACTCAACAAAATGCATCAGTTGCAAATGATACAAAAACAATTGCAAATCAAACACATGCAATCGCTGATCAAATTGTTCAAGAAGCAAATAAAAAAGAGTTTATTGGAAAAAATAATGTAAAAGCAAAAACAATAAAACATACAATAGATTCAAAACCTCAAAATATTGAAAAAGAAGAAAAAAAACAAATAGAACAAAATAAAGAACATGATGAGTGGGAAAGTTTTTAA
- a CDS encoding response regulator encodes MVKILVVEDSKSLNSAIKSLLEEKRFKCTSAFSLQDAKKNLDKEAYDYIILDLHLEDAQGEELVDKINSYKDSKIIVLTSSEDEEIRSKLFVKGILDFLNKKESIEDNINEIVNFINDIEKNKENSILIIDDSTVIQKQLQDILTPRGYKLYSSMTGIEAYQILKKENIDLVILDLELPDIHGLKLLKNIKKNINKNLSVVVLSGNYDAKTYRESLKQGASDFIKKPFLLEEVLLKVEIQVNSIRKDIEINRNVNLLNQYKETVDLTNIVSKADINGNITYVNKKFEEISGYKKEELVGKPHSIVRHPDMGKEFFKDLWKTIKENKKPWVGKLKNKTKKGSTYYVDTVINPILDKNGNIIEFIGIRRDITKKELKKVQLREKYLIKSEEFDEVLRLSEYYEKAMDKSSIIIRVSKDFKIIYVNDNFSKMTGYTKDELVNLHYSKIIHKDNDVINMLRIVDEIKINGLWKGKLKGFHKNGKELHFITTIVPIKDRNDETIEYMAVRNDITKVEELHKELENTQKEIIYKMGEIAETRSKETGNHVKRVAEYSKFLALKAGLDEETAQLLNLASPMHDIGKIGIPDSILNKPGKFTAEEYEHMKEHANIGYNLLNTSDRKIFKAAAIIANEHHEKWDGTGYPRGLKGEEIHVFGRITAICDVFDALAHDRVYKKAWPLEKILKLLKEEKGKHFDPNLINLFFDNLDEFLELKKCFKD; translated from the coding sequence ATGGTAAAAATTTTAGTAGTAGAAGATTCAAAAAGTTTAAATAGTGCAATAAAATCTTTATTAGAAGAAAAAAGATTTAAATGTACTAGTGCATTTTCTCTTCAAGATGCAAAAAAAAATTTAGATAAAGAAGCTTATGATTATATCATATTAGATTTACATCTTGAAGATGCTCAAGGTGAAGAACTTGTTGATAAAATTAATAGTTATAAAGACTCCAAAATAATTGTTTTAACTTCTTCTGAAGATGAAGAGATAAGAAGTAAGCTATTTGTAAAAGGTATCTTGGATTTTTTAAACAAGAAAGAATCAATTGAAGACAATATTAATGAAATTGTTAATTTTATAAATGATATTGAGAAAAATAAAGAAAATTCAATTCTAATTATTGATGATTCAACAGTTATACAAAAACAGCTACAAGATATTTTAACTCCAAGAGGTTATAAGCTTTATTCCTCTATGACAGGTATAGAGGCATATCAAATTCTAAAAAAAGAGAATATTGACTTAGTAATACTAGACTTAGAACTTCCAGATATTCACGGACTAAAGCTTCTTAAAAATATAAAAAAGAATATAAATAAAAATCTTAGTGTTGTAGTGTTATCAGGTAACTATGATGCAAAAACATACCGTGAGTCCTTAAAACAAGGGGCAAGTGATTTTATTAAAAAACCATTTCTACTTGAAGAAGTTCTTTTAAAGGTTGAGATTCAAGTTAATAGTATTAGAAAAGATATTGAAATAAATAGAAATGTTAACTTATTAAATCAATATAAAGAGACAGTTGACTTAACAAATATTGTTTCAAAAGCAGATATAAATGGAAATATTACTTATGTAAATAAAAAATTTGAAGAAATATCAGGCTATAAAAAAGAAGAATTGGTTGGAAAGCCTCACTCTATAGTTAGACATCCAGATATGGGAAAAGAGTTTTTTAAAGATTTATGGAAAACAATAAAAGAAAATAAAAAGCCTTGGGTAGGAAAATTAAAAAATAAAACAAAAAAAGGTTCTACCTATTATGTAGATACTGTAATTAATCCAATTTTAGATAAAAATGGGAATATAATTGAATTCATTGGGATAAGAAGAGACATTACAAAAAAAGAGTTGAAAAAAGTTCAATTAAGAGAGAAATATTTAATTAAAAGTGAAGAATTTGATGAAGTCCTTAGACTATCAGAATACTATGAAAAGGCAATGGACAAAAGTAGTATCATAATAAGAGTATCTAAAGATTTTAAAATTATCTATGTTAACGATAATTTTTCTAAAATGACTGGATATACAAAAGATGAACTAGTAAATTTACATTACTCAAAAATAATTCATAAAGATAATGATGTTATTAATATGCTAAGAATAGTTGATGAAATTAAAATTAATGGACTTTGGAAAGGTAAGCTAAAAGGTTTTCATAAAAATGGTAAAGAGTTACATTTTATAACAACTATAGTGCCTATTAAAGATAGAAATGATGAAACAATTGAGTATATGGCTGTTAGAAATGATATTACAAAAGTTGAAGAATTACATAAAGAGTTGGAAAATACTCAAAAAGAAATTATTTATAAGATGGGAGAGATCGCTGAAACTAGATCAAAAGAAACAGGAAATCATGTAAAAAGAGTTGCTGAATATTCTAAATTTTTAGCACTAAAAGCTGGACTAGATGAAGAAACAGCTCAACTATTAAACTTAGCATCACCAATGCATGATATTGGAAAAATTGGTATTCCAGATTCAATTTTAAATAAACCAGGGAAATTTACGGCTGAAGAGTATGAGCATATGAAAGAACATGCAAATATTGGTTACAACCTTTTAAATACCTCTGATAGAAAAATATTTAAAGCAGCTGCAATTATTGCTAATGAGCATCATGAAAAATGGGATGGTACTGGGTATCCAAGAGGTTTAAAGGGTGAAGAGATTCATGTTTTTGGAAGAATTACTGCAATATGTGATGTTTTTGATGCGTTAGCACATGATAGAGTTTATAAAAAAGCATGGCCTCTTGAAAAGATTTTAAAGTTATTAAAGGAAGAAAAAGGAAAACATTTTGATCCAAATTTAATAAATCTATTCTTTGATAACTTAGATGAGTTTTTAGAATTAAAAAAGTGTTTCAAAGATTAA